A genomic region of Solidesulfovibrio sp. contains the following coding sequences:
- a CDS encoding sigma-54 dependent transcriptional regulator — protein sequence MTRYSVLLVEDELSMRLGMQHALSRTRYEVATAAEAETACQLLQERPFDLVITDLRLPGMSGMQLLERIHELHPGTGVILITAFPEVELAVQAIKAGAFDFLCKPFPRDGLLIALDRYFRFLDLKRENARLRGEQGKDEFIGESPAMLKVFERISAIACSCVPVLVCGPSGSGKELVAGALHRLSKRKDRPFIKINCAALPEQLLESELFGHEKGAFTGAQQARIGKFEAADGGTLFFDEAGEMPLALQAKLLRVLEDQEVTPVGGNRPRKVDVRTVFATARNLEEAMAEGRFREDLFYRINVVPVNLPPLRERGGDVALLTERFLRRFCALHGRQATLSDQARQALLDYDYPGNVRELRNAVEHAVILCTEDSIHLGHLPARIRNAVTAGPARERTEDDPPVLLAEAVAQFERRRIMEALEQTGGRKIQAAQLLGITRKQLWLKLKELDIAL from the coding sequence ATGACGCGATACTCCGTGCTTCTCGTCGAAGACGAACTCTCCATGCGCCTCGGCATGCAGCACGCGCTTTCCCGGACCAGATACGAGGTGGCCACGGCCGCCGAAGCGGAAACCGCCTGCCAGCTCCTGCAGGAAAGGCCCTTCGACCTGGTCATCACCGACCTGAGGCTGCCGGGCATGAGCGGCATGCAGTTGCTGGAGAGAATCCACGAGCTGCATCCCGGAACCGGCGTCATCCTCATCACGGCCTTTCCCGAGGTGGAACTCGCGGTGCAGGCCATCAAGGCGGGCGCTTTCGACTTCCTGTGCAAGCCGTTTCCGCGCGACGGGCTGCTCATCGCCCTGGACCGCTATTTCCGTTTTCTCGACCTCAAGCGCGAAAACGCCCGTCTGCGCGGGGAGCAGGGGAAGGACGAGTTCATCGGGGAGAGCCCGGCCATGCTGAAGGTCTTCGAGCGCATCAGCGCCATCGCCTGCTCCTGCGTGCCGGTCCTGGTGTGCGGGCCGAGCGGCTCGGGCAAGGAACTGGTGGCCGGGGCGCTGCACCGCTTGAGCAAACGCAAGGACCGGCCGTTTATCAAGATCAATTGCGCGGCCCTGCCCGAGCAACTCCTCGAATCGGAGTTGTTCGGGCACGAGAAGGGCGCGTTCACGGGAGCGCAACAGGCCCGCATCGGCAAGTTCGAGGCCGCCGACGGCGGCACGCTGTTCTTCGACGAGGCGGGGGAGATGCCCCTGGCCTTGCAGGCCAAGCTGTTGCGCGTGCTGGAGGACCAGGAAGTCACGCCCGTGGGGGGCAACAGGCCGCGCAAGGTGGATGTGCGCACCGTGTTCGCCACGGCCCGGAACCTGGAGGAGGCCATGGCCGAGGGGCGCTTCCGCGAAGACCTCTTTTACCGCATCAACGTGGTGCCCGTGAACTTGCCCCCCCTGCGCGAGCGCGGCGGCGACGTGGCCCTTTTGACGGAACGTTTCCTGCGGCGGTTTTGCGCTCTGCACGGGCGGCAGGCCACGCTCTCGGACCAGGCCCGCCAGGCCCTGCTCGACTACGACTACCCCGGCAACGTGCGCGAACTGCGCAACGCGGTGGAACACGCGGTGATCCTGTGCACCGAGGACAGCATCCACCTGGGGCATCTGCCCGCCCGCATCCGCAACGCCGTCACGGCCGGCCCGGCCCGGGAGCGGACCGAGGACGACCCGCCCGTCCTACTCGCCGAGGCGGTGGCGCAATTCGAACGCAGGCGCATCATGGAAGCCCTCGAACAAACGGGCGGACGCAAGATCCAGGCGGCGCAGCTGCTCGGCATCACGCGCAAACAGCTGTGGCTCAAGCTCAAGGAACTGGACATCGCCTTGTAA
- a CDS encoding sigma 54-interacting transcriptional regulator, whose protein sequence is MLLGETGTGKEVMARTIHDNSGRASGRFVAVDCAALPKDLIESILFGHVKGAFTGAHGPAQGLVRQAVGGTLFLDEVGELLPSVQKTFLRVLQERRFSPVDSGHEESSDFRLIAATNRDLEDLCAQGAFRLDLLFRLKTLEIEMPPLRERLEDIPALALYHTAKLCDVNELPVKGIAPDVLEVFRLHDWPGNIRELVNVLERMCLAAAAVPMLHLEHLPMDLRVRAARLAVRPPQAAPGEPFPQLEGIGPNGPFPTFKEHRKALVAAADKAYLQRLMDRAQGSIKRACEIADLSRTRLYYLMQEHGVSKRES, encoded by the coding sequence CTGCTGCTTGGCGAAACCGGGACCGGCAAGGAAGTGATGGCCCGGACCATCCACGACAACAGCGGCCGGGCCTCGGGGCGTTTCGTGGCCGTGGATTGCGCCGCCTTGCCCAAGGATCTCATCGAGAGCATCCTGTTTGGCCACGTCAAGGGGGCCTTCACCGGCGCTCACGGCCCTGCCCAGGGCTTGGTGCGCCAGGCCGTCGGCGGGACGCTTTTCCTCGACGAAGTCGGCGAATTGCTTCCGTCCGTGCAAAAGACCTTTTTACGCGTGCTCCAGGAGCGGCGCTTCAGTCCCGTCGACAGCGGTCATGAGGAAAGCAGCGATTTCCGGCTCATCGCGGCCACCAACCGCGATCTTGAGGACCTGTGCGCGCAAGGTGCATTCCGTCTCGACCTTCTGTTTCGGCTCAAGACCCTCGAAATCGAAATGCCGCCCCTGCGAGAACGCCTGGAGGATATCCCCGCCCTAGCCCTCTACCACACGGCGAAACTGTGCGATGTCAACGAGTTGCCGGTCAAAGGCATCGCGCCGGACGTCCTGGAGGTTTTCCGGCTCCATGACTGGCCTGGCAATATCCGAGAACTGGTCAATGTGCTGGAGCGGATGTGCCTCGCCGCCGCCGCCGTTCCCATGCTCCATCTGGAGCATTTGCCCATGGATCTGCGTGTGCGGGCGGCCCGCCTAGCCGTGCGCCCCCCCCAGGCGGCGCCGGGAGAGCCGTTCCCGCAACTTGAGGGAATCGGCCCGAACGGCCCGTTTCCCACCTTCAAGGAACACCGCAAGGCCTTGGTGGCCGCGGCGGACAAGGCGTATTTACAACGGCTCATGGACCGTGCCCAAGGCAGCATCAAGCGGGCCTGCGAAATCGCCGACCTGTCCCGAACTCGTCTGTATTACCTGATGCAAGAGCATGGCGTTTCCAAGCGGGAATCCTGA
- the phnD gene encoding phosphate/phosphite/phosphonate ABC transporter substrate-binding protein, with amino-acid sequence MAQAFATLLAILRICVVLCAVTPEARAATETPGQTYKFGVITLNHPLVIYQQYQPFMDFLTARQAWRFELVLEQHYGAIVDRLEAGTLDIALLAGRTFLQARERTPLVPICAVTGLDGTPTIRSLIVVREDRADIRSLADLKGRRMAFGSPDSTASHLAPLDFLRRQGVGLADFARWDNLGTHDAVARAVLRGEYDAGAVGEPMALRYLGSGLRVLAATPPFPGFIIVARADVPAAVREALRDALLSIDPDSPEVAALSTRWNEVLRHGFVPVDTAVYEVFRGMEERMGLAPHGRDGAAGMP; translated from the coding sequence ATGGCGCAAGCCTTCGCCACGCTGCTGGCCATCCTGCGGATTTGCGTCGTGCTTTGCGCCGTGACGCCCGAGGCCCGGGCCGCCACCGAAACGCCCGGGCAGACCTACAAGTTCGGCGTCATCACCCTGAACCATCCGCTGGTCATCTATCAGCAATACCAGCCGTTCATGGACTTTCTCACCGCACGGCAGGCGTGGCGTTTTGAGCTGGTCCTGGAGCAGCATTACGGGGCCATCGTGGACCGCCTGGAGGCCGGCACGCTGGACATCGCCCTGCTTGCCGGCCGCACCTTCCTGCAGGCGCGCGAGCGCACGCCGCTTGTGCCGATCTGCGCCGTCACGGGCCTGGACGGCACGCCCACGATCCGCAGCCTCATCGTGGTGCGCGAGGACCGCGCCGACATCCGATCCCTGGCCGACCTCAAGGGCAGGCGCATGGCCTTCGGCTCCCCGGACTCCACGGCCAGCCATCTCGCCCCCCTGGATTTCCTGAGACGGCAGGGCGTCGGACTTGCCGATTTCGCCCGCTGGGACAACCTGGGCACCCATGACGCCGTCGCCCGCGCCGTGCTGCGGGGCGAATACGACGCAGGGGCGGTGGGCGAACCCATGGCCCTGCGCTACCTGGGGTCGGGGCTGCGCGTGCTCGCGGCCACGCCTCCCTTTCCCGGCTTCATCATCGTCGCCCGCGCCGACGTGCCCGCGGCCGTGCGCGAGGCGCTGCGCGATGCCCTGCTCTCCATCGACCCCGATTCGCCCGAAGTGGCGGCCTTGTCCACCAGATGGAACGAGGTGCTGCGCCATGGGTTTGTCCCGGTCGACACCGCCGTCTACGAGGTCTTCCGCGGCATGGAGGAACGCATGGGCCTGGCGCCCCATGGCCGGGACGGGGCGGCTGGCATGCCATGA
- a CDS encoding substrate-binding domain-containing protein, whose protein sequence is MKMWTFFCCALLAAMALGTTPASAQTTIHLYGPGGPYPAMREAAAAFGKANDVQLEVTAGPTGKWLEKAQADADIIFSGAENMMTDFVKAMDGRIEQSTITPLYLRPSAILVRPGNPKRIKGLRDLLKPGTKVLVVHGAGQTGLWEDIAGRKGDIRTVKALRGNIVAFAANSAEAKSLWVEKSEIDAWLIWNIWQVANKDLASLVPMEKDYTIYRDCGVALTKQGVEKPLAKAFIAFLQSKEGAAIFAKWGWLTTTPR, encoded by the coding sequence ATGAAGATGTGGACATTTTTTTGCTGTGCGCTGCTTGCCGCCATGGCCCTGGGGACGACGCCGGCCTCGGCCCAGACGACCATCCATCTCTACGGCCCCGGCGGGCCGTATCCGGCCATGCGGGAAGCCGCGGCGGCCTTCGGCAAGGCCAACGACGTCCAGCTCGAGGTGACGGCCGGCCCGACAGGCAAGTGGCTGGAAAAAGCCCAGGCGGACGCGGACATCATCTTCAGCGGCGCCGAAAACATGATGACCGATTTCGTCAAGGCCATGGACGGCCGCATCGAGCAATCCACAATCACTCCGCTCTACCTGCGTCCCTCGGCCATTCTCGTCCGGCCGGGGAACCCCAAGCGGATAAAGGGCCTGCGGGACCTGCTCAAGCCGGGGACGAAGGTCCTCGTCGTGCACGGGGCCGGACAGACGGGCCTGTGGGAGGACATCGCCGGGAGGAAAGGCGACATACGCACCGTCAAGGCGCTACGCGGCAACATTGTCGCCTTCGCCGCCAACAGCGCCGAGGCGAAAAGCCTCTGGGTCGAGAAAAGCGAGATCGATGCCTGGCTTATCTGGAACATCTGGCAGGTGGCCAACAAGGACCTGGCCTCCCTCGTGCCCATGGAAAAAGACTACACGATCTATCGCGACTGCGGCGTCGCCCTGACCAAGCAAGGCGTCGAAAAGCCCCTGGCCAAGGCGTTCATCGCCTTCCTCCAGTCGAAGGAGGGGGCGGCCATCTTCGCCAAGTGGGGCTGGTTGACCACAACACCCCGCTGA
- a CDS encoding universal stress protein codes for MRRILLGSDGSRQARQAEDRVISLAKGGDSIVALHVVPTDLMHYGLVDQLATQSDKEEFLRYIRELGERECLDKLSGFLARARERGVDARLSVRWGEPLREILAAAVESAADEVFLPSHGWGVDFTVPEFVARINRSSPCKITILA; via the coding sequence ATGCGACGTATCCTTCTCGGCAGCGACGGCTCCCGGCAGGCGCGACAGGCGGAGGACAGGGTCATTTCCCTGGCAAAGGGAGGGGACAGCATCGTCGCGTTGCATGTTGTGCCCACGGACCTCATGCATTATGGCTTGGTCGATCAGCTCGCCACCCAGAGCGACAAGGAGGAGTTCCTGCGCTACATCCGCGAGCTGGGCGAGCGCGAATGCCTGGACAAGCTCAGCGGGTTCCTCGCGCGGGCTCGCGAGCGGGGGGTGGATGCCCGGCTCAGCGTGCGCTGGGGCGAGCCGCTGCGCGAAATCTTGGCGGCCGCCGTCGAAAGCGCGGCGGATGAGGTTTTTTTGCCTTCGCACGGCTGGGGGGTGGATTTCACGGTCCCGGAATTCGTGGCGCGCATCAACAGGTCGAGCCCCTGCAAGATCACCATTCTCGCCTGA
- a CDS encoding ATP-binding protein, with product MKMGMQAKFTLFAVPCIALFAGILSVVIIAREEELLLRGVTQQGLDIARVSSVLFTNALVYEELGLVDTSGMADYLDYFVSDVMRLDARIVYFMVFDASGRVIAHNNLREYGKVHSDPATVAALGASGPLVSRNDDAAIGPHLDIAAPLAIGSKRWGACRIGYSLREMNERLDVLRAEVLGASAVLLLTALALVWYAGRHFSRPLTALTRTMNDITARGDLDAPLGELPARDDEIGVLQASFLWMVQRLRKAERDRLRTIEGMHRAEKLASIGQLASGVAHEINNPLGGVILCFRNLTSGGMDEPTRRQHEAVIDDGLEKIRRIVGELLHYARPTPLSVRPTPIEDLFARTRAFVAFTLQRQHVELAHRLDPDLPPLSVDPDKMGQVLLNLVLNAADAMPSGGTLSLDARADGETVRIAVRDTGPGVPPEHRERIFDPFFTTKPSGSGTGLGLAVSAAIVARHGGTLTLESPDQAEAVGEAPGEGCDPGHGPGACFVIRLPLSKDAP from the coding sequence ATGAAAATGGGCATGCAGGCCAAGTTCACCCTGTTCGCGGTGCCCTGCATCGCGCTTTTCGCGGGCATCCTGAGCGTTGTGATCATTGCGCGCGAAGAGGAGCTGCTGCTGCGCGGCGTGACGCAGCAGGGGCTCGACATCGCCCGCGTTTCGTCCGTGCTTTTCACCAACGCCCTCGTCTATGAGGAGCTCGGCCTGGTGGACACCTCCGGCATGGCCGATTACCTGGACTATTTCGTGTCCGACGTGATGCGCCTGGACGCGCGCATCGTCTACTTCATGGTGTTCGATGCCTCCGGGCGCGTCATCGCCCACAACAACCTGCGCGAATACGGCAAGGTGCACAGCGACCCGGCCACGGTTGCGGCGCTTGGCGCAAGCGGCCCCCTGGTCAGCCGCAACGACGACGCCGCGATCGGACCGCATCTCGACATCGCGGCCCCGTTGGCCATCGGCTCGAAACGCTGGGGCGCGTGCCGGATCGGGTATTCGCTGCGCGAAATGAACGAGCGGTTGGACGTGCTGCGGGCGGAGGTCCTGGGGGCCAGCGCGGTGCTGCTGCTCACGGCCCTTGCCCTGGTCTGGTACGCGGGCAGGCATTTTTCCCGGCCGCTGACAGCGCTGACGCGCACGATGAACGACATCACCGCCCGGGGCGACCTCGACGCGCCCCTAGGCGAGCTTCCGGCGCGCGATGACGAAATCGGCGTGCTCCAGGCCAGTTTCCTGTGGATGGTGCAGCGCCTGCGCAAAGCCGAGCGCGATCGGTTGCGCACGATCGAAGGCATGCACCGGGCGGAAAAGCTGGCCAGCATCGGCCAGCTCGCCTCGGGTGTGGCCCATGAGATCAACAACCCGCTCGGCGGGGTCATCCTGTGCTTTCGCAACCTGACGAGCGGCGGCATGGACGAACCGACGCGGCGGCAGCACGAGGCGGTCATCGACGATGGGCTCGAGAAAATCCGCCGCATCGTCGGCGAGCTGTTGCACTACGCCCGGCCCACGCCGCTTTCCGTGCGCCCCACGCCGATCGAGGACCTGTTCGCCAGAACCCGGGCGTTTGTCGCCTTCACCTTGCAGCGCCAACACGTCGAACTGGCGCACCGGCTCGACCCGGACCTGCCCCCGCTGTCCGTCGATCCGGACAAGATGGGCCAGGTGCTGCTCAACCTCGTCCTCAACGCGGCCGACGCCATGCCCTCCGGAGGCACGCTCTCCCTCGACGCCCGGGCGGACGGCGAAACGGTGCGCATCGCCGTCCGCGACACCGGGCCCGGCGTGCCGCCGGAGCACCGCGAACGCATTTTCGATCCCTTCTTCACCACCAAACCTTCCGGAAGCGGCACCGGGCTCGGGCTCGCCGTGTCGGCGGCCATCGTTGCTCGGCACGGCGGCACCCTCACGCTTGAGTCCCCGGACCAGGCGGAGGCCGTGGGCGAAGCGCCCGGGGAGGGATGTGATCCCGGCCACGGTCCCGGGGCCTGTTTCGTCATCCGCCTGCCGCTTTCCAAGGATGCACCATGA
- a CDS encoding glycyl radical protein, protein MTSIGEQELLNKIDVLQLPGPTARVEAIRERFIAITPEICVERAQLITASYQETEDQPILIRRARALEKILDNMTIFIQPDEIIVGNQCTKSRSAPVFPEFSCKWLADELDRLEKRAGDVFLISEEKKAILRGLFPYWDGKTTNELATALMTAEAKEAQAHGVFTVGNYYFNGVGHIGVDYALVLDKGLSGVIAEAEAALAGLELTNPAHMAKHIFLSAVVLANKAVIRFANRFAALAEDMAGKEADAGRREELLEIARVCAKVPAQPAETFAEALQSFWFVQLVLQIESNGHSISPMRFDQYLFPYLLADRGITAAKAQELLDLLFIKFNEINKVRDEGSTKAFGGYPMFQNLIVGGVDREGEDATNPLSYMCLQATANTKLYQPSISIRVHSDTPRALYEKAAEVTRLGLGMPAYYNDRFIIPALLSRGLTREDARDYGIIGCVEPQVGGKTEGWHDAAFFNIAKVLELTLNDGVDPLTGDRLGPATGDLTSLATYDDLMAAYRAQMAYFVKLLVLSDNAVDMAHGQRAPLPFLSSLVADCIAKGKALQQGGAHYNFTGPQGVGVANVADSLAALKKLVYEDQAVSLAAIKDALADDFAGVAGESLRQMLQNRAPKYGNDEPYADEIAHEAALAYCREVEKYTNPRGGKFQPGLYPVSANVPLGAVVGATPDGRKAGTPLADGVSPVSGMDHSGPTASVKSVTKLDHVIASNGTLLNMKFHPNAVKDERGIANLIAVTETLFNGGGTHIQYNVIGKETLRDAQDNPDNYRGLVVRVAGYSAFFTSLDRAIQEDIISRTEQMF, encoded by the coding sequence ATGACCAGTATTGGCGAACAAGAACTGTTGAACAAAATCGATGTGTTGCAGTTGCCTGGCCCCACCGCCCGGGTGGAGGCGATCCGGGAGCGCTTCATTGCCATCACCCCGGAAATCTGTGTGGAGCGGGCTCAACTCATCACCGCCTCCTACCAGGAGACCGAGGATCAACCCATCCTCATCCGCCGGGCCAGGGCCCTGGAAAAGATCCTCGACAACATGACCATCTTCATCCAACCCGACGAAATCATCGTCGGCAACCAGTGCACCAAATCGCGTTCGGCCCCGGTGTTCCCGGAATTTTCCTGCAAATGGCTGGCCGACGAGCTCGATCGCCTGGAAAAGCGCGCGGGCGACGTCTTTCTGATCTCCGAGGAGAAAAAGGCCATCCTGCGGGGGCTGTTCCCCTACTGGGACGGCAAGACCACCAACGAGCTGGCCACGGCGCTGATGACCGCGGAAGCCAAGGAAGCCCAGGCCCACGGCGTGTTCACCGTGGGCAACTACTATTTCAACGGGGTGGGACACATCGGCGTCGACTACGCCCTGGTCCTGGACAAGGGGCTCTCCGGCGTCATCGCCGAAGCCGAGGCGGCCCTGGCCGGCCTTGAGCTGACCAACCCGGCCCACATGGCCAAGCACATTTTCCTGTCCGCCGTGGTCCTCGCCAACAAGGCCGTCATCCGCTTCGCCAACCGTTTCGCCGCCCTGGCCGAGGACATGGCCGGGAAGGAAGCCGACGCCGGCCGCCGGGAAGAGCTCCTCGAAATCGCCCGGGTGTGCGCCAAGGTGCCGGCCCAGCCGGCCGAGACCTTCGCCGAGGCCCTCCAGTCCTTCTGGTTCGTCCAGCTCGTCTTGCAGATCGAATCCAACGGCCATTCCATCTCGCCCATGCGCTTCGACCAGTACCTGTTCCCGTACCTTTTGGCCGACAGGGGCATCACGGCGGCCAAGGCCCAGGAACTGCTGGACCTGCTTTTTATCAAGTTCAACGAGATCAACAAGGTGCGCGACGAAGGCTCGACCAAGGCCTTCGGCGGCTATCCCATGTTCCAAAACCTCATCGTCGGCGGCGTGGACCGGGAAGGCGAGGACGCCACCAACCCCCTGTCCTACATGTGCCTGCAGGCCACGGCCAACACCAAGCTCTACCAGCCCTCCATCTCCATCCGCGTCCACAGCGACACCCCCCGCGCCCTGTACGAGAAGGCGGCCGAGGTCACCCGGCTGGGGCTGGGCATGCCGGCCTACTACAACGACCGCTTCATCATCCCGGCGCTGCTCAGCCGTGGCCTGACCCGCGAGGACGCCCGGGACTACGGCATCATCGGCTGCGTGGAGCCGCAGGTGGGCGGCAAGACCGAGGGCTGGCACGACGCGGCCTTTTTCAACATCGCCAAGGTGCTGGAGCTGACGCTCAACGACGGCGTGGACCCGCTGACCGGCGACCGCCTGGGGCCGGCGACCGGGGACCTCACCTCGCTTGCCACCTACGACGACCTCATGGCCGCCTACCGCGCCCAGATGGCCTATTTCGTCAAGCTGCTGGTGCTCTCGGACAACGCCGTGGACATGGCCCACGGCCAGCGCGCGCCCTTGCCTTTCCTGTCCTCGCTCGTGGCCGACTGCATCGCCAAGGGCAAGGCGTTGCAGCAGGGCGGCGCCCATTACAACTTCACCGGTCCCCAGGGCGTGGGCGTGGCCAACGTGGCCGACTCCCTGGCGGCCCTCAAAAAGCTCGTCTACGAGGACCAGGCCGTGAGCCTTGCCGCCATAAAGGACGCCCTGGCCGACGACTTCGCCGGGGTGGCCGGCGAAAGCCTGCGCCAGATGCTGCAAAACCGCGCCCCGAAATACGGCAACGACGAGCCCTACGCCGACGAGATCGCCCACGAGGCCGCCCTGGCCTACTGCCGGGAAGTGGAAAAATACACCAACCCCCGGGGCGGCAAGTTCCAGCCCGGATTGTATCCGGTCTCGGCCAACGTGCCGCTGGGCGCCGTGGTCGGCGCCACCCCGGACGGCCGCAAGGCCGGCACGCCCCTGGCCGACGGCGTCTCCCCGGTCTCGGGCATGGACCACAGCGGCCCCACGGCCTCGGTCAAGTCCGTCACCAAGCTCGACCACGTCATCGCCTCCAACGGCACGCTGCTCAACATGAAGTTCCACCCCAACGCGGTGAAAGACGAGCGGGGGATCGCCAACCTCATCGCCGTGACCGAAACGCTGTTTAACGGCGGCGGCACCCACATCCAGTACAACGTCATCGGCAAGGAAACCCTGCGCGACGCCCAGGACAACCCGGACAACTACCGGGGCCTGGTGGTGCGCGTGGCCGGGTACAGCGCGTTCTTCACCTCCCTTGACCGGGCCATCCAGGAGGACATCATCTCGCGTACCGAGCAGATGTTCTAG
- a CDS encoding putative sulfate exporter family transporter: protein MSENALSQPLRMQQAFAQVILESLPGLLLVLSVALVANFVAPTLEAYPFFKSYLSLKDFILAIIFGIVIRNTVGVPAVFHPGLRYSTILTKTGIVIMGSSYSLAGLVSVGTQALVFIGMFLFGTALVMMWLCRRLGMSSSLGACLAAGMSVCGVSATIAIAPAVKAKNEDMAYSIAVVLMFGLLALIAFPLVGRLFNLTPEQFGAFAGVGIINSAQVLAAGFGYSPEAGTVAGIYNIGRVVFLPFVVLMLALMAASQEARLGNEVAKINKLQMIRDKFPVFILGFIAIVCLNTMGVLSKPEVKLAKMFMEWAFLLGFASIGLTTRLSDLKAAGFRGFVFGFGVAGLKAVGALAAVLFFMK from the coding sequence ATGTCAGAAAACGCTCTTTCGCAACCGCTCAGAATGCAGCAGGCATTCGCCCAGGTGATCCTCGAAAGCCTGCCAGGGCTGTTGCTGGTGCTGTCCGTGGCCCTTGTCGCCAACTTCGTGGCCCCCACGCTCGAAGCCTATCCCTTTTTCAAGTCCTACCTCTCGCTTAAGGACTTCATCCTGGCGATCATCTTCGGCATCGTCATCCGCAACACCGTGGGCGTGCCCGCCGTGTTCCACCCGGGGCTGCGCTATTCCACCATCCTGACCAAGACGGGCATCGTCATCATGGGCTCCAGCTATTCGCTGGCGGGGCTCGTGTCGGTGGGGACCCAGGCGCTGGTGTTCATCGGGATGTTCCTGTTCGGCACCGCGCTGGTCATGATGTGGCTGTGCCGCAGGCTGGGCATGAGCTCCTCGCTCGGCGCGTGCCTTGCGGCGGGCATGTCGGTGTGCGGCGTCTCCGCGACCATCGCCATTGCCCCGGCGGTCAAGGCCAAAAACGAGGACATGGCCTATTCCATCGCCGTGGTCCTGATGTTCGGCCTGTTGGCGCTCATCGCCTTTCCGCTGGTGGGCAGGCTGTTCAACCTCACCCCGGAGCAGTTCGGCGCATTTGCCGGCGTCGGCATCATCAACTCGGCCCAGGTCCTTGCCGCCGGGTTCGGCTACAGCCCGGAGGCCGGAACGGTGGCGGGCATCTACAATATCGGCCGTGTCGTCTTCCTGCCCTTCGTCGTGCTCATGCTCGCGCTCATGGCCGCCTCGCAGGAAGCGCGACTGGGCAACGAAGTGGCCAAGATCAACAAGCTGCAGATGATCCGCGACAAGTTTCCCGTGTTCATCCTCGGCTTCATCGCCATCGTGTGCCTCAACACCATGGGCGTGCTGTCCAAGCCCGAGGTCAAGCTCGCCAAGATGTTCATGGAGTGGGCCTTCCTGCTCGGCTTCGCCAGCATCGGGCTCACCACCCGCCTCTCCGACCTGAAGGCGGCCGGTTTCCGGGGCTTCGTGTTCGGGTTCGGCGTGGCCGGCCTCAAGGCGGTCGGCGCCCTGGCCGCGGTCCTTTTCTTCATGAAATGA